Below is a window of Impatiens glandulifera chromosome 2, dImpGla2.1, whole genome shotgun sequence DNA.
ttttttgtttcttcACCCTAGGAGGGAAGGTCTCTACTCGCCTCACTTGTTTTTTTCATGGCTTCCCATTCTCAAGCAATCCTTCTCCTCCAGAAACAGCTAAAAGGTTTGTTCTTGTCTTGTCTTGTTGTTTGTTGAGAATGAATTTCAGGGTTCTTGATTTTCATCATTAactctttgattgtttgatcgATCTCTCACTCCCTCTTTCCAGATCTCTGTAAAAACCCCGTCGATGGGTTCTCGGCCGGGTTGGTTGACGAGAACAACTTGTTCGAATGGAGTGTTACCATTATTGGGCCGCCAGATACATTATAGTGAGTGATTTCATCagtttttatttcttcaaaGTTGTACATTTTGCTGTTTAATCTAGTTTATTATACTAAACGCTTTAGATCATCAATGGGTTGATTTCATCAGAGTAAATTCAGACTACCATTTGATTCAATGCATGTTCTTTTTTGTATGTCTGTGTTTGTATATATAGTAGCTGAGTAAACAAGAGTGGATTGAAGATGATGAAATCTATCCTATTCTTTAAAGGGTTTTTGGACTGTTACTAATATAATTGCAATTTGCAGTGAAGGGGGATTCTTCAATGCTATTATGTCTTTCCCCACCAATTACCCTAACAGCCCTCCAACAGTGAGGTTTAAATCAGAAGTATGGCATCCCAATGGTTAGTACATATTCCCTGTTTCtctacatatacatatatatgttaaatttgaCTGATCATATATGCATATTGCAGTATATTCTGATGGAAAGGTCTGCATTTCGATTCTTCATCCCCCTGGCGATGATCCAAATGGATATGAGCTTGCCAGTGAGCGATGGTCACCTGTTCACACGGTAAAATTAAATCCATTTCATCATATTATGGATTAGTTTTTCCAACTTtgtattatttgttttgaagtTGTTAAGCCTTAATAGTTCTTTCTTAATCAATATATTAGTTTCTACTTTCTACCAAGTTAGTGCCATTGGCATCACACAGTCTTGactaaatattgtttttgttgatTCCATCTACTATGTTGGACTCGAGAACTTCTCTAGTATTGCATTTGGAGTTCCCATCTATTAATTTACTTGTTTGatgttatttatttgtttttattaccCATGTTGATTGCTATTGATGTCCAATGAAACTGACAAAGAGCTACTAATCATGTTTagaaaaactaaatttagtaaGATATGCagaaacaaaaacatttaaagGGTTTCTAAACTGGTAGattgttttctttcttcttGT
It encodes the following:
- the LOC124926955 gene encoding ubiquitin-conjugating enzyme E2 7-like — protein: MASHSQAILLLQKQLKDLCKNPVDGFSAGLVDENNLFEWSVTIIGPPDTLYEGGFFNAIMSFPTNYPNSPPTVRFKSEVWHPNVYSDGKVCISILHPPGDDPNGYELASERWSPVHTVESIVLSIISMLSSPNDESPANVEAAKEWRERREEFRKKVSRCVRKSQEML